The proteins below come from a single Aegilops tauschii subsp. strangulata cultivar AL8/78 chromosome 6, Aet v6.0, whole genome shotgun sequence genomic window:
- the LOC109760348 gene encoding uncharacterized protein, producing the protein MGNSIGAKRKGAKVMQLDGTSFRVKPPAAAADVLRDHPGFQLLEAEEVKLLGARARPLAPDAPLRRGRLYFLVALPRRPAAGPPRRAWSGNLRVGARERLESLMLARRSTSDLSSFQGVASASAPASPLFAGAGGGGGAGTPVRLRMRLPKAQVEKLMGESRDAAEAAAKIMELCAAVGDGGGCSAKVTPERPPGILRSPRFAATPEWGSGFMVPKPATGAPPKTPQRWPTLPGTKEEKRARFVALPDELIA; encoded by the exons ATGGGGAACAGCATTGGGGCGAAGCGCAAGGGGGCCAAGGTGATGCAGCTGGACGGCACGTCCTTCCGGGTGaagccgccggcggcggcggccgacgtGCTGCGCGACCACCCGGGCTTCCAGCTGCTGGAGGCGGAGGAGGTCAAGCTGCTGGGCGCGCGGGCGCGCCCCCTCGCGCCCGACGCGCCGCTGCGCCGGGGCCGGCTCTACTTCCTCGTCGCgctcccgcgccgccccgccgcgggGCCGCCCAGGCGGGCCTGGTCGGGCAACCTCCGCGTCGGCGCGCGCGAGCGGCTCGAGTCGCTCATGCTCGCCCGACGCTCCACCTCCGACCTCTCCTCCTTCCAGGGCGTCGCCTCCGCGTCCGCCCCCGCCTCCCCGCTCTTCGcgggagcgggcggcggcggcggcgcaggcacCCCCGTGCGGCTCAGGATGCGGCTCCCCAAGGCGCAGGTGGAGAAGCTGATGGGCGAGAGCCGGGACGCGGCCGAGGCGGCGGCCAAGATCATGGAGCTGTGCGCCGCggtgggcgacggcggcggctgcagCGCCAAGGTGACGCCCGAGCGGCCGCCCGGGATCCTGCGCAGCCCGCGGTTCGCGGCCACGCCCGAGTGGGGCTCCGGCTTCATGGTACCCAAGCCGGCGACCGGCGCGCCACCCAAGACGCCGCAGAGGTGGCCCACCCTGCCCGGCACCAAGGAGGAG AAGCGAGCGAGGTTCGTGGCGTTGCCGGACGAGCTGATAGCATGA